The following proteins come from a genomic window of Nothobranchius furzeri strain GRZ-AD chromosome 1, NfurGRZ-RIMD1, whole genome shotgun sequence:
- the LOC107381105 gene encoding N-acetyllactosaminide beta-1,3-N-acetylglucosaminyltransferase 2 — protein MARRCCRLRRLLICLCTPFFLVISLYIFLAVKITMDMQSMSTQQAVVHPTQEKPFFVATGILNTDRNHLVPKSFWGENLQMNGLWNKLQQCADNHFNGILYPKKAKDVSKREIFDDNLLEQTFTHIISREKRNNSEKLPDEMQDFINNMLKRDYPILIQPNGMCGAQAKREIAPPLILLAIKTTELNFKNRQAIRRTWGRAGWVKGQRINSSDEEPAGGYVRRVFLLGRESSAEMGIDLSEVLRRENKLYGDILQWDFSDTFFNLTLKDVLFWSWFSQHCGQAVFVLKGDDDVLVNTPKLITYLHQQLNKSQNNNLEEFMVGDVIEAGHPNRELTSKYFIPESFYKGLYPTYAGGGGVVYSGLLARRLHNVSKAVHLFPIDDVYVGMCMRRLNIHPLHHSAFLTLSFLEEEEQCAYHSILLVHKRSPKQLVKLWADMKKTQKQCEDVPLRAAEKEEE, from the coding sequence ATGGCGAGACGCTGCTGCCGCTTGCGTCGTCTGCTGATCTGCTTGTGTACGCCGTTCTTCTTGGTGATCTCTCTGTACATCTTTCTCGCTGTCAAGATAACCATGGACATGCAGAGCATGAGCACTCAACAGGCGGTCGTCCACCCAACCCAGGAAAAGCCTTTTTTTGTGGCAACTGGTATTTTAAACACTGACAGAAATCACTTAGTCCCCAAAAGTTTCTGGGGTGAAAACCTGCAAATGAACGGCCTTTGGAACAAGCTCCAGCAATGCGCTGACAACCATTTCAACGGCATTCTCTACCCCAAAAAAGCCAAGGATGTATCAAAAAGGGAAATATTTGATGATAACTTACTGGAGCAAACTTTCACTCACATAATTAGCAGGGAAAAAAGGAACAACTCTGAGAAGCTACCAGATGAGATGCAGGATTTTATAAATAACATGCTAAAGAGGGACTATCCGATACTCATCCAGCCAAATGGAATGTGTGGAGCTCAAGCGAAgcgtgaaatagcgccccctctgATTCTCCTGGCCATCAAGACAACAGAACTGAACTTTAAGAACCGACAAGCCATTAGAAGGACTTGGGGACGGGCTGGATGGGTGAAGGGACAGAGGATTAACAGCAGCGATGAAGAGCCAGCTGGAGGATACGTCCGAAGGGTGTTCTTACTTGGCAGAGAAAGCTCAGCTGAAATGGGCATAGACCTGTCTGAAGTCCTGAGGAGAGAGAATAAACTGTATGGAGACATTCTGCAGTGGGACTTCAGCGACACGTTTTTCAACCTCACTCTGAAGGACGTGCTCTTCTGGAGCTGGTTCTCCCAACACTGCGGTCAGGCCGTCTTCGTTTTGAAGGGAGACGACGACGTCCTTGTCAACACCCCAAAGCTGATCACCTACCTCCACCAGCAGCTGAATAAGTCGCAAAACAACAATTTAGAAGAATTTATGGTTGGAGACGTGATTGAAGCCGGCCACCCCAACCGAGAGCTGACGTCCAAGTACTTTATCCCTGAGAGCTTCTACAAGGGGCTCTACCCCACGTACGCAGGCGGAGGAGGAGTGGTGTACTCCGGCCTGTTGGCCCGACGCCTACACAACGTGTCTAAAGCTGTTCACCTGTTCCCCATTGATGATGTGTACGTAGGAATGTGCATGAGACGACTTAACATCCACCCCCTCCACCACTCTGCCTTCCTCACGCTGAGCTTTCTGGAAGAAGAAGAGCAGTGTGCATACCACTCCATCCTGTTGGTCCACAAACGCAGCCCTAAACAGCTCGTTAAGTTGTGGGCCGACATGAAGAAGACACAAAAACAATGTGAAGACGTTCCTCTGAGGGCTGCGgagaaagaagaagaataa
- the eif1ad gene encoding probable RNA-binding protein EIF1AD, giving the protein MSQATKRKHVVKEVLEDFVTPTENQQIVKVIGTRGNNLHETITAQGETFLVSMPTKFRKNIWIKRGDYVIVDPIEEGEKVKAEISFILYKDHIQHLQKQQLWPEGFTEKSSQDKTSHKRQEEPEEKEEDEGSDSEDDESDLFVNTNRCNYQYSESEEDDSEEEEEEEQQQGGRRTEGGS; this is encoded by the exons ATGTCACAGGCCACCAAACGCAAACATGTTGTCAAAGAGGTTCTGGAAGACTTCGTCACCCCAACAGAAAACCAGCAGATTGTAAAG GTTATTGGTACTCGTGGTAACAACCTCCATGAAACAATCACAGCTCAGGGCGAGACCTTCCTGGTGAGCATGCCCACCAAGTTCCGTAAGAACATCTGGATCAAGAGAG GTGATTATGTGATTGTGGATCCCATTGAGGAGGGGGAGAAGGTGAAGGCAGAAATCAGCTTTATTCTCTACAAAGATCATATTCAGCACCTGCAGAAACAGCAGCTTTG GCCAGAGGGATTCACAGAGAAGTCATCACAAGACAAAACAAGCCACAAGCGGCAAGAGGAGCCCgaggagaaagaggaggatgAGGGTAGTGACTCTGAAGATGATGAGAGTGACCTCTTTGTAAACACAAACCGCTGTAACTACCAATACAGCGAGAGTGAGGAAGATGacagcgaggaggaggaggaggaggagcagcagcagggagGACGAAGGACAGAAGGTGGATCTTAG